One region of Streptomyces sp. CG4 genomic DNA includes:
- a CDS encoding lactonase family protein, whose product MAGAAAVVTVPSPATPPAGTTREADAPWPAAPPSDESGPRPLCIGTYTSVDGGGTGIGLAAYDPRTGRITGSGTLTGVPDPSYLAVHPDGRTLYAVDERQDGGVTAVRRADREILGTRSTGGAGPCHLSVHPSGRWLLSANYQSGSVAVHPIDASGALGERTDLVTHTTPAPGPGQDGPHAHQFITGPDGGHVLAVDLGTDTVYSYLLDQAKGTLTEVAQAHTRPGSGPRHLTFHPDGRHAYLANEVDDTVAVCAYDPGAGRLTIGEPQATGSGGGTNYPAQFAVTADGGYAFLANRGHNSIARYAIEADGARLRLLGTVPVGGDFPRQLALSPDDGLLFAANQHSGTVTVFQVGRASGELRPAGEPFASPVAVCALPL is encoded by the coding sequence ATGGCGGGCGCGGCGGCCGTGGTGACGGTGCCCTCCCCGGCGACCCCACCGGCCGGCACCACACGCGAGGCCGACGCGCCGTGGCCCGCCGCCCCGCCCTCCGACGAGTCCGGGCCCCGGCCGCTCTGCATCGGCACCTACACCTCGGTCGACGGCGGCGGCACCGGCATCGGGCTGGCCGCCTACGACCCTCGGACCGGCCGGATCACCGGCTCCGGCACCCTCACCGGAGTCCCCGACCCGTCGTATCTCGCCGTCCACCCGGACGGCCGCACACTGTACGCGGTGGACGAGCGCCAGGACGGCGGGGTGACGGCCGTACGCCGCGCCGACCGGGAGATCCTCGGCACCCGGAGCACGGGCGGTGCGGGGCCCTGCCATCTGTCGGTGCACCCCTCCGGACGCTGGCTGCTGAGCGCCAACTACCAGTCGGGCAGTGTCGCCGTGCATCCGATCGACGCCTCGGGCGCCCTCGGCGAGCGCACCGACCTGGTCACGCACACCACTCCGGCACCGGGTCCGGGTCAGGACGGGCCGCATGCGCACCAGTTCATCACCGGTCCGGACGGCGGCCATGTCCTCGCGGTCGACCTCGGCACCGACACCGTCTACAGCTACCTCCTCGACCAGGCGAAGGGCACGCTGACGGAGGTGGCCCAGGCGCACACCCGGCCCGGGTCGGGCCCCCGCCATCTGACCTTCCATCCGGACGGCCGCCACGCCTATCTGGCCAACGAGGTGGACGACACGGTCGCCGTCTGCGCCTACGACCCCGGCGCCGGGCGGCTGACGATCGGCGAGCCGCAGGCGACGGGCTCGGGCGGCGGCACCAACTATCCGGCGCAGTTCGCCGTGACGGCGGACGGCGGGTACGCGTTCCTGGCCAACCGGGGCCACAACAGCATCGCGCGGTACGCGATCGAGGCCGACGGCGCCCGGCTGCGGCTGCTGGGCACCGTGCCGGTCGGCGGGGACTTTCCCCGGCAGCTCGCCCTCTCGCCGGACGACGGGCTGCTGTTCGCGGCGAACCAGCACTCCGGCACGGTCACCGTCTTCCAGGTGGGCCGGGCGAGCGGTGAACTCCGGCCGGCCGGCGAGCCGTTCGCCTCACCCGTCGCCGTCTGCGCGCTGCCGCTGTAG
- a CDS encoding TetR/AcrR family transcriptional regulator — MPANQGERARRRLSTGERREQLLSVGAKLFSESPYDDVWIEQVAEIAGVSRGLLYHYFPTKRDFFAAVVERESERMLRMTAAVPGVPVREQLTAGLDTYLGYVQAHAHGFRAFHRADAAGDQAVRRVYQRALAAQERQILAALAADPEFGPVFEGAPQVRLAVRGWLAFTTAVCLEWLRDGELTREQVRDLCARALLGVIG; from the coding sequence ATGCCCGCGAACCAGGGGGAGCGAGCCCGGCGCAGACTCAGCACCGGGGAACGCCGTGAGCAGCTGCTGTCGGTCGGGGCGAAGCTGTTCTCCGAGAGCCCGTACGACGACGTGTGGATAGAGCAGGTCGCCGAGATCGCCGGGGTCTCCCGCGGGCTGCTGTACCACTACTTCCCGACCAAGCGGGACTTCTTCGCGGCGGTCGTCGAGCGCGAGAGCGAGCGGATGCTGCGCATGACGGCGGCCGTGCCCGGCGTGCCGGTGCGCGAGCAGCTCACCGCAGGCCTGGACACCTACCTCGGCTACGTCCAGGCGCATGCCCACGGCTTCCGCGCCTTCCATCGCGCCGACGCGGCCGGCGACCAGGCCGTACGCCGGGTCTATCAGCGGGCCCTGGCCGCGCAGGAGCGGCAGATCCTCGCCGCGCTCGCCGCCGACCCCGAGTTCGGGCCGGTCTTCGAGGGTGCCCCGCAGGTGCGGCTGGCCGTGCGCGGCTGGCTCGCCTTCACCACCGCCGTGTGCCTGGAGTGGCTGCGCGACGGCGAGTTGACCCGCGAGCAGGTGCGCGACCTGTGTGCGCGGGCGCTGTTGGGTGTCATCGGCTGA
- a CDS encoding cytochrome P450 produces the protein MAETTETTKTTATTDTGLPKGFRSAEQGWPELRRIPHPPRRLPLLGDVLGVDRRTPVQDSMRLARDLGPIFRRRAFGKEFVFVWGARMAADLADESRFAKHVGLGVANLRPVAGDGLFTAYNHEPNWQLAHDVLAPGFSREAMAGYHGMMLAVAGRLTDHWDREAAAGRTVDVPGDMTKLTLETIARTGFGHDFGSFERDRPHPFVTAMIGTLTYAQRLNSVPAPLAPLMLRAAARRNAADMAHLNRTVDDLVADRRRSGRGDGDLLDRMLETAHPATGEKLSAENVRRQVITFLVAGHETTSGALSFALYYLARHPGIAARARAEVDHVWGDTAQPGYDQVAKLRYVRRVLDESLRLWPTAPAFAREARHDTVLADDHPMLRGAWALVLTPMLHRDPEVWGEDAERFDPDRFDAKAVRSRPPHTFKPFGTGARACIGRQFALHEATLVLGLLLRRYDLSVDPAYRLTVTERLTVMPEGLRLELDRRAVPPSRAEEQRPNSDMAAPPAEPVVSAARCPVRRSAD, from the coding sequence ATGGCGGAGACGACGGAGACCACGAAGACCACCGCGACCACGGACACCGGCCTGCCGAAGGGTTTCCGGAGCGCCGAGCAGGGCTGGCCCGAGCTGCGCCGCATCCCGCATCCGCCGCGCCGGCTGCCGCTGCTCGGCGATGTGCTCGGCGTCGACCGGCGCACGCCCGTGCAGGACTCGATGCGCCTCGCGCGCGACCTGGGACCGATCTTCCGGCGGCGGGCCTTCGGCAAGGAGTTCGTGTTCGTGTGGGGCGCGCGGATGGCCGCCGACCTGGCCGACGAATCCCGGTTCGCCAAGCACGTGGGTCTCGGCGTGGCCAATCTGCGGCCGGTCGCCGGGGACGGCCTGTTCACCGCGTACAACCACGAGCCCAACTGGCAGCTGGCGCACGACGTCCTGGCGCCCGGCTTCAGCCGGGAGGCCATGGCGGGCTATCACGGGATGATGCTGGCGGTCGCCGGGCGGCTGACCGATCACTGGGACCGCGAGGCGGCGGCCGGGCGCACCGTGGACGTGCCCGGGGACATGACCAAGCTGACGCTGGAGACGATCGCGCGGACCGGCTTCGGGCACGACTTCGGCTCCTTCGAACGGGACCGGCCGCACCCCTTCGTCACCGCGATGATCGGCACGCTCACCTACGCCCAGCGCCTGAACAGCGTGCCCGCGCCGCTGGCCCCGCTGATGCTGCGCGCCGCCGCGCGGCGCAACGCGGCCGACATGGCCCATCTCAACCGCACGGTCGACGACCTGGTCGCGGACCGGCGCCGGTCGGGCCGCGGGGACGGCGACCTGCTGGACCGGATGCTGGAGACGGCCCACCCGGCGACGGGCGAGAAGCTGTCGGCGGAAAACGTCCGCAGGCAGGTGATCACGTTCCTGGTCGCGGGCCACGAGACCACCTCGGGCGCGCTCTCCTTCGCCCTGTACTACCTCGCCCGGCACCCCGGGATCGCCGCCCGGGCCCGCGCAGAGGTGGACCACGTCTGGGGCGACACCGCACAGCCCGGCTACGACCAGGTCGCCAAGCTGCGCTACGTCCGCCGGGTGCTGGACGAGTCGCTGCGCCTGTGGCCGACCGCCCCGGCCTTCGCCCGCGAGGCCCGGCACGACACCGTCCTCGCCGACGACCACCCGATGCTCCGGGGCGCGTGGGCGCTGGTGCTGACACCGATGCTGCACCGCGACCCCGAGGTCTGGGGCGAGGACGCCGAGCGGTTCGACCCGGACCGCTTCGACGCGAAGGCCGTACGCTCGCGGCCCCCGCACACCTTCAAGCCGTTCGGCACCGGCGCACGGGCCTGCATCGGCCGCCAGTTCGCCCTGCACGAAGCGACCCTGGTCCTCGGCCTGCTCCTGCGCCGCTACGACCTCTCGGTCGACCCCGCCTACCGGCTGACCGTGACCGAACGGCTCACGGTGATGCCGGAAGGACTGCGGCTGGAGCTGGACCGGCGGGCGGTGCCGCCGAGCAGGGCTGAGGAACAACGCCCGAACTCGGACATGGCCGCACCCCCGGCGGAACCCGTCGTGTCAGCGGCCCGCTGTCCAGTGCGCCGGTCGGCCGACTGA
- a CDS encoding DUF2470 domain-containing protein, whose translation MGDTQDWTAAPGAAERARSVLATAWSCAVTADGAREEYVGAHTVTDDGAVRLEVPDDSTLFTAAVCAPRQEPSAVLEFADVAPVPVRGRIRARLYLAGWFAPDRGTLLFRPTRVVLRQSSGAVVIDLDDFAAARPDPLAGAEARLLTHLADAHPDAVERLTRLVRPESLHAATRVLPLAVDRHGLTLRIERTRAHGDVRLSFHTPADDVAQLTERMHALLAQASATTCPRALQRQRADGDG comes from the coding sequence ATGGGTGACACGCAGGACTGGACGGCCGCACCCGGAGCGGCTGAACGGGCGCGGTCGGTGCTGGCCACCGCCTGGTCGTGTGCGGTGACCGCGGACGGTGCCCGCGAGGAGTACGTCGGCGCGCACACCGTGACCGACGACGGCGCCGTACGGCTGGAAGTGCCCGACGACAGCACCCTGTTCACGGCGGCCGTCTGCGCTCCGCGCCAAGAGCCTTCCGCCGTGCTGGAGTTCGCCGACGTGGCCCCCGTACCGGTACGCGGCCGGATCCGCGCCCGGCTCTATCTCGCCGGCTGGTTCGCCCCGGACCGCGGCACCCTGCTGTTCCGGCCCACGCGGGTGGTGCTGCGGCAGTCCTCCGGAGCCGTCGTCATCGACCTCGACGACTTCGCCGCCGCGCGGCCCGACCCGCTCGCCGGCGCCGAGGCCCGGCTCCTCACCCACCTCGCCGACGCCCACCCGGACGCCGTCGAGCGGCTGACCCGCCTCGTGCGGCCGGAGAGCCTGCACGCCGCGACCCGTGTGCTGCCCCTCGCCGTCGACCGGCACGGACTGACCCTGCGCATCGAGCGCACCCGCGCCCACGGCGACGTGCGGCTGTCTTTCCACACGCCCGCCGACGACGTCGCCCAGCTCACCGAGCGCATGCACGCCCTGCTGGCGCAGGCCAGCGCCACGACCTGCCCGCGTGCGCTACAGCGGCAGCGCGCAGACGGCGACGGGTGA